One part of the Roseomonas gilardii genome encodes these proteins:
- a CDS encoding fumarylacetoacetate hydrolase family protein, producing MKLLRYGPAGAEKPGLLDGTGTLRDLSGVVPDLAGEALSAEGLTRIAALDAASLPAVPGSPRLGPPVAGTRNFLAIGLNYADHAAETGAPIPKEPIMFLKSLGSLQGPNDEVVIPRGSVKTDWEVELAIVIGSRAKNVALDAALDHVAGYTICNDVSEREWQIERGGTWDKGKGADTFGPVGPWLVTKDEIADPQNLALWLEVDGQRMQDGSTRTMIFDVRKIVSYASQFITLHPGDIITTGTPPGVGMGRKPPVFLRAGQSMRLGIEGLGEQVQQVVVAE from the coding sequence ATGAAGCTGCTCCGCTATGGCCCGGCCGGGGCCGAGAAGCCCGGGCTGCTCGACGGCACCGGCACGCTGCGCGACCTTTCGGGCGTGGTGCCCGACCTCGCCGGGGAAGCCCTTTCGGCCGAGGGGCTGACACGGATTGCCGCGCTGGATGCCGCCAGCCTCCCCGCCGTGCCGGGCAGCCCGCGCCTGGGCCCGCCGGTGGCCGGGACGCGGAACTTCCTGGCGATCGGCCTGAACTATGCCGACCACGCGGCGGAGACCGGGGCGCCGATCCCCAAGGAGCCGATCATGTTCCTGAAGTCGCTCGGCTCCCTGCAAGGGCCGAACGACGAGGTGGTGATCCCGCGTGGCAGCGTGAAGACGGACTGGGAGGTCGAGCTGGCCATCGTCATCGGCAGCCGCGCGAAGAACGTTGCGCTGGATGCGGCGCTGGACCATGTGGCCGGCTATACCATCTGCAACGATGTCAGCGAGCGCGAGTGGCAGATCGAGCGCGGCGGCACCTGGGACAAGGGCAAGGGCGCCGACACCTTCGGCCCGGTCGGTCCCTGGCTGGTGACGAAGGACGAGATCGCCGATCCGCAGAACCTCGCCCTCTGGCTGGAGGTTGACGGGCAGCGGATGCAGGACGGTTCCACGCGCACCATGATCTTCGACGTGCGCAAGATCGTCTCCTACGCCTCGCAGTTCATCACGCTGCATCCGGGCGACATCATCACCACCGGCACGCCGCCGGGCGTCGGCATGGGCCGCAAGCCGCCGGTCTTCCTGCGGGCGGGGCAGAGCATGCGCCTCGGCATCGAGGGCCTCGGCGAGCAGGTGCAGCAGGTGGTGGTGGCGGAATAG
- a CDS encoding four-helix bundle copper-binding protein: protein MKTDPKLEACIQACLDCHRTCLSCITHCLGKGGSHAALDHVRIMMDCAQICLTAADFMIRGSRHMAHLCRECAEICRECAESCGHHPEADEHMRHCAETCRNCAEECGRMAA, encoded by the coding sequence ATGAAGACCGACCCCAAGCTCGAAGCCTGCATCCAGGCCTGCCTCGACTGCCACCGGACCTGCCTCAGCTGCATCACCCATTGCCTGGGCAAGGGCGGCAGTCATGCCGCGCTGGACCATGTGCGGATCATGATGGACTGCGCGCAGATCTGCCTCACGGCGGCGGATTTCATGATCCGCGGTTCTCGCCACATGGCGCATCTCTGCCGCGAATGCGCGGAGATCTGCCGGGAATGCGCCGAATCCTGTGGCCATCATCCCGAGGCGGACGAGCATATGCGCCATTGCGCCGAGACCTGCCGCAACTGCGCGGAGGAATGCGGCCGCATGGCGGCCTGA
- a CDS encoding SDR family oxidoreductase gives MRDLKGAVVVITGASSGIGRAAAQAFAAEGANLVLAARRESVLDEAVAECGRLSRPHGARAIAVPADVTDAGAVRRLAEAAVREFGHVDVWINNAGVGAVGGFAEVPADAHDQVVRTNLLGHMHGAHAILPHFQARRRGVLINTNSLGAWVPTPYAASYSASKFGLRGFSEALRGELSRWPGIHVCDVFPSFVDTPGLRHGGNYVGRELSAPPPVHSPFDVAEVMVSLARNPRPSATVGKEVHLLRLAHALVPGLLRRSMARLMERQFRRARPVPVSDGNLFAAPTRSDGIHGSAIYGGLRQPSGGHALRTGLVLGGALLLGGWLLHRARR, from the coding sequence ATGCGCGATTTGAAAGGGGCGGTGGTGGTGATCACCGGCGCATCCAGCGGCATCGGCCGAGCGGCGGCCCAGGCCTTCGCCGCGGAGGGGGCCAATCTCGTCCTCGCCGCCCGGCGGGAAAGCGTGCTGGACGAGGCGGTGGCGGAATGCGGCCGGCTGTCCCGCCCGCATGGCGCCCGCGCCATCGCCGTGCCGGCCGACGTGACCGATGCCGGCGCGGTGAGGCGGCTGGCGGAGGCGGCGGTGCGCGAGTTCGGCCATGTCGATGTCTGGATCAACAATGCCGGGGTCGGCGCGGTGGGCGGCTTCGCCGAGGTCCCGGCGGATGCGCATGACCAGGTGGTGCGGACCAACCTGCTCGGCCACATGCACGGCGCCCATGCCATCCTGCCGCATTTCCAGGCGCGGCGGCGTGGCGTGCTGATCAACACCAACTCCCTCGGCGCCTGGGTGCCGACGCCCTATGCGGCCTCCTACAGCGCCAGCAAGTTCGGGCTTCGCGGCTTCTCCGAGGCTCTGCGGGGCGAGTTGTCGCGCTGGCCCGGCATTCATGTCTGCGACGTCTTCCCCTCCTTCGTCGATACGCCCGGCCTGCGCCACGGCGGCAACTATGTGGGGCGGGAGCTGAGCGCGCCGCCGCCGGTCCACAGCCCCTTCGACGTGGCGGAAGTCATGGTCTCCCTGGCCCGCAACCCACGCCCCTCGGCCACGGTGGGCAAGGAGGTGCACCTGCTGCGCCTCGCCCATGCCCTGGTCCCGGGGCTGCTGCGCCGGAGCATGGCGCGGCTCATGGAGCGGCAGTTCCGCCGCGCCCGCCCGGTGCCGGTCTCGGACGGCAATCTCTTCGCCGCGCCGACCCGCAGCGACGGGATCCATGGCAGCGCGATCTATGGCGGGCTGCGCCAGCCCTCGGGTGGCCACGCGCTCCGGACTGGCCTCGTGCTGGGCGGGGCGCTGCTGCTGGGGGGATGGTTGTTGCACCGCGCCCGGAGATGA
- the urtD gene encoding urea ABC transporter ATP-binding protein UrtD produces the protein MIMASTALAERPATRTGALLYLDGVNVSFDGFHALRDLSLVLEPGEMRAVIGPNGAGKTTMMDVITGKTRPDTGDVLFNGTTDLTRLDEPAIARLGIGRKFQKPTVFEPHTVRDNLLLSLAGPRGPRFALFARETAEERRRIEEILTTIRLTDHADRISGNLSHGQKQWLEIGMLLAQEPQLLLVDEPVAGMTDAETAQTAELLREINRTRSVVVVEHDMDFVRALGVKVTVLHEGHVLSDGSIDHVSSDPRVIEVYLGR, from the coding sequence ATGATCATGGCCAGCACAGCCCTCGCCGAGCGCCCCGCCACGAGAACCGGCGCTTTGCTCTATCTCGACGGCGTCAATGTCAGCTTCGACGGCTTCCACGCGCTGCGCGACCTCTCGCTGGTGCTGGAACCGGGCGAGATGCGCGCGGTGATCGGCCCGAACGGCGCGGGCAAGACGACAATGATGGACGTCATCACCGGCAAGACGCGCCCGGATACGGGCGACGTCCTGTTCAACGGCACAACCGACCTGACGCGGCTGGACGAACCCGCCATCGCCCGGCTGGGCATCGGGCGGAAGTTCCAGAAGCCCACGGTCTTCGAGCCGCATACGGTGCGCGACAACCTGCTGCTCTCGCTGGCCGGGCCGCGCGGCCCGCGCTTCGCCCTGTTCGCGCGCGAAACGGCGGAGGAGCGGCGGCGGATCGAGGAGATCCTCACCACCATCCGCCTGACCGACCATGCCGACCGCATCTCGGGCAATCTCAGCCACGGGCAGAAGCAGTGGCTGGAGATCGGCATGCTGTTGGCGCAGGAGCCGCAGCTCCTCCTCGTGGACGAGCCCGTGGCGGGCATGACGGATGCCGAGACGGCGCAGACGGCGGAGCTGCTGCGCGAGATCAACCGCACCCGCTCCGTCGTGGTGGTGGAGCACGACATGGATTTCGTCCGCGCCCTGGGCGTGAAGGTCACGGTGCTGCACGAGGGCCATGTGCTCTCGGACGGCTCCATCGACCATGTCAGCAGCGACCCGCGCGTGATCGAGGTGTATCTTGGCCGCTGA
- the rutA gene encoding pyrimidine utilization protein A, with the protein MDLGVFIPIGNNGWLISTTSPQYMPSFDLNREVVQKAERFGFDFALSMIKLRGFGGPSEYWDHNLESFTLMAGLAAVTTRIKLFASVAVLTIPPAIIARMAVTIDSISHGRFGVNIVSGWQKAEYEQMGMWPGAEHFERRYDYCSEYVQVMKDLWSTGRSDFKGRFFQMSDCRLGPIPPKPIEIVCAGQSGRGMKFAAEYGDYNFISGGGINTPQTVAPFAAKLREQNAETGREVGALALTMIIADETDEAAMAKWEHYRAGVDLEALDWRDTQAAADVKAEKTSTVGRMVHAPEKLPTNMLRLIGSYATVARLLDEMAEIEGLRGVMLTFDDFLVGMEQFGTRILPLMKCRAERPAIAA; encoded by the coding sequence ATGGACCTCGGAGTCTTCATCCCCATCGGCAACAATGGCTGGCTGATCTCCACCACCTCGCCGCAATACATGCCGAGCTTCGACCTGAACCGCGAGGTGGTGCAGAAGGCCGAGCGCTTCGGCTTCGACTTCGCGCTCTCGATGATCAAGCTGCGCGGCTTCGGCGGCCCCAGCGAGTACTGGGACCACAACCTCGAATCCTTCACGCTGATGGCGGGCCTGGCGGCGGTGACGACGCGGATCAAGCTCTTCGCCTCGGTCGCCGTGCTCACCATCCCGCCCGCGATCATCGCGCGCATGGCCGTCACCATCGACAGCATCTCGCATGGCCGCTTCGGGGTGAACATCGTCTCGGGCTGGCAGAAGGCGGAATACGAGCAGATGGGCATGTGGCCCGGCGCCGAGCATTTCGAGCGGCGCTACGACTACTGCTCCGAATATGTGCAGGTGATGAAGGACCTCTGGAGCACCGGCCGCTCCGACTTCAAGGGCCGTTTCTTCCAGATGTCGGACTGCCGCCTCGGCCCCATCCCGCCGAAGCCGATCGAGATCGTCTGCGCCGGCCAGAGCGGGCGGGGCATGAAGTTCGCCGCCGAATACGGCGACTACAACTTCATCAGCGGCGGCGGCATCAACACGCCCCAGACCGTGGCGCCCTTCGCCGCGAAGCTGCGGGAACAGAATGCCGAAACCGGCCGCGAGGTCGGCGCCCTCGCACTCACCATGATCATCGCCGACGAGACCGACGAGGCCGCTATGGCCAAGTGGGAGCACTACCGGGCCGGCGTGGACCTGGAGGCGCTGGACTGGCGCGACACCCAGGCTGCCGCCGACGTGAAGGCGGAGAAGACCTCCACCGTCGGCCGCATGGTGCATGCGCCGGAGAAGCTGCCGACCAACATGCTGCGCCTGATCGGCTCCTACGCCACCGTGGCGAGGCTGCTGGACGAGATGGCGGAGATCGAGGGGCTGCGCGGCGTCATGCTGACCTTCGACGACTTCCTGGTCGGCATGGAGCAGTTCGGCACGCGCATCCTGCCGCTGATGAAGTGCCGCGCGGAACGCCCCGCCATCGCCGCCTGA
- a CDS encoding VOC family protein, which yields MTERDEVPPLGGVLETGLYVEDLGRARHFYETVLGLEPMYLDERLVAYPAGPGSVLLLFRRGAATEPAILPGGMIPPHDAMGRIHFAFSIAPADLDAWVARLARHGIATEGGVSWPKGGQSVYFRDPDGNLVEPATPGLWKNY from the coding sequence ATGACGGAGCGGGACGAGGTGCCGCCGCTCGGCGGCGTTCTGGAAACGGGCCTCTATGTCGAGGACCTGGGCCGGGCCCGGCATTTCTACGAGACGGTGCTCGGGCTGGAGCCGATGTACCTCGACGAGCGGCTGGTCGCCTATCCGGCCGGGCCCGGCAGCGTGTTGCTGCTGTTCCGGCGCGGCGCCGCCACGGAGCCGGCCATTCTGCCGGGCGGCATGATCCCGCCGCATGATGCCATGGGCCGGATCCATTTCGCCTTCTCCATCGCGCCGGCGGACCTGGATGCCTGGGTGGCGCGGCTGGCCCGGCACGGCATCGCCACGGAAGGTGGCGTGTCCTGGCCGAAGGGCGGGCAGAGCGTCTACTTCCGCGACCCGGACGGGAATCTGGTGGAGCCGGCCACGCCCGGACTCTGGAAGAACTACTGA
- a CDS encoding isochorismatase family protein — protein MERSEMTAREMYLALKAAPPRTRFGFGRKAALVNVDPQRAYTEPASFRTAYETDPRQMEYTNALADRFRRLGWPVVWTYVAYLDSGEDCGVWGTRTDTPDSLQNIRHGSPRAEFDPRLHIAPRDVVIHKRMASAFFETSLGSLLTFHGVDTVVVTGGSTSGCVRATVVDGLSRSLRMVVPEECVADKHESPHFANLYDMAVKYADVLPVAEVLAWLEARD, from the coding sequence ATGGAGCGATCGGAGATGACGGCGCGCGAGATGTACCTCGCGCTCAAGGCCGCGCCGCCCCGGACGCGCTTCGGCTTCGGGCGCAAGGCCGCGCTGGTGAACGTGGACCCGCAGCGCGCCTATACCGAGCCCGCCAGCTTCCGCACCGCCTACGAGACCGATCCGCGCCAGATGGAATACACCAATGCGCTCGCGGACCGCTTCCGCCGCCTCGGCTGGCCGGTGGTCTGGACCTATGTCGCCTATCTCGACAGCGGCGAGGATTGCGGCGTGTGGGGCACGCGAACGGACACGCCGGACTCGCTGCAGAACATCCGGCACGGCTCGCCGCGTGCCGAGTTCGATCCGCGCCTGCACATCGCCCCACGCGACGTGGTGATCCACAAGCGCATGGCCTCGGCCTTCTTCGAGACCAGCCTGGGATCGCTGCTGACCTTCCATGGCGTGGACACCGTGGTCGTCACCGGCGGCTCCACCTCCGGCTGCGTGCGCGCGACCGTGGTGGATGGGCTTTCCCGTTCCCTCCGCATGGTCGTTCCCGAGGAATGCGTGGCCGACAAGCACGAGAGCCCGCATTTCGCCAACCTCTACGACATGGCGGTGAAATACGCCGATGTGCTGCCGGTGGCGGAGGTGCTCGCCTGGCTGGAGGCCCGGGACTGA
- the urtB gene encoding urea ABC transporter permease subunit UrtB: MTRLAGLILLLLALTVSPLRAQPAGAELLASNSFDDIRRGVETLAASGAPEAATILGALGEGRLFVLPDRSLAIRGTDGGYRDATGGQPVTPAGTPRAVRVNNSIRRAVEAAMGGLQLMAVDNEIRANAAAAVFRARDAAILPVLEKALAAERDPGVRQVMEQARAAILLNEAATPEPDRLAAIATLRARGDIDARALLAGLSSQPPAVAEAAASAVKAIDWNLQLWGWAQNAWYGLSLGSVLLLAAAGLAITFGVMGVINMAHGELVMLGAYTTFLVQDAIRAHAPGLFGASLFIAVPLAFLVTGAVGVAIERGLIRFLYGRPLETLLATFGLSLVLQQAVRSIFGPTNREVGTPAWMSGAFQLGGLTITMNRLVIILFAFLVIAALMAALRYTSLGLRMRAVTQNRRMAAAMGIRTPWIDALTFGLGSGVAGMAGVALSQIDNVSPNLGQGYIIDSFMVVVFGGVGNLWGTVISALTLGVANKFLEPVAGAVLGKIVVLLALILFIQRKPRGLFPVKGRFVES; this comes from the coding sequence ATGACCCGGCTCGCCGGCCTCATCCTCCTGCTTCTGGCCCTCACGGTCTCGCCCCTGCGGGCGCAGCCTGCGGGGGCGGAACTGCTCGCTTCCAACTCCTTCGACGACATCCGCCGTGGCGTGGAAACGCTCGCCGCCTCCGGCGCGCCCGAGGCAGCGACCATCCTGGGCGCTCTGGGCGAGGGTCGGCTGTTCGTGCTGCCCGACCGCAGCCTGGCGATCCGTGGCACCGATGGCGGCTACCGCGATGCCACCGGCGGGCAGCCGGTGACGCCCGCCGGAACCCCGCGCGCGGTCCGCGTGAACAACAGCATCCGCCGCGCCGTCGAGGCGGCGATGGGCGGGCTGCAACTCATGGCCGTGGACAACGAGATCCGCGCCAATGCCGCCGCCGCCGTCTTCCGCGCCCGCGACGCCGCCATCCTGCCGGTGCTGGAGAAGGCCCTGGCCGCCGAGCGCGATCCCGGCGTGCGGCAGGTCATGGAACAGGCCCGCGCCGCCATCCTGCTGAACGAGGCCGCGACGCCAGAGCCCGACCGCCTCGCCGCCATCGCCACGCTGCGCGCCCGCGGCGACATCGACGCGCGCGCCCTGCTCGCCGGCCTGTCCAGCCAGCCGCCCGCCGTGGCCGAGGCCGCCGCGAGCGCGGTGAAGGCCATCGACTGGAACCTGCAGCTCTGGGGCTGGGCGCAGAACGCCTGGTACGGGCTGAGCCTGGGCTCCGTCCTGCTGCTCGCCGCCGCCGGCCTCGCCATCACCTTCGGCGTGATGGGGGTGATCAATATGGCCCATGGCGAGCTGGTGATGCTCGGCGCCTACACCACCTTCCTGGTGCAGGACGCGATCCGCGCCCATGCGCCCGGCCTGTTCGGCGCCTCGCTCTTCATCGCCGTGCCGCTCGCCTTCCTGGTCACCGGCGCGGTCGGCGTGGCCATCGAGCGCGGGCTGATCCGCTTCCTCTACGGCCGCCCGCTGGAAACGCTGCTCGCCACCTTCGGCCTGTCCCTGGTGCTGCAGCAGGCGGTGCGCTCCATCTTCGGCCCCACCAACCGGGAGGTCGGCACCCCCGCCTGGATGAGCGGCGCCTTCCAGCTCGGCGGCCTCACCATCACCATGAACCGCCTCGTCATCATCCTTTTCGCCTTCCTGGTGATCGCGGCACTGATGGCGGCGCTGCGCTATACCTCGCTGGGCCTCCGGATGCGGGCGGTGACGCAGAACCGGCGCATGGCGGCGGCGATGGGCATCCGCACGCCCTGGATCGACGCGCTGACCTTCGGCCTGGGCTCCGGCGTCGCCGGCATGGCGGGCGTGGCGCTGAGCCAGATCGACAACGTCTCGCCCAATCTCGGCCAGGGCTACATCATCGACAGCTTCATGGTCGTGGTCTTCGGCGGCGTCGGCAATCTCTGGGGCACGGTCATCAGCGCCCTCACCCTCGGCGTCGCCAACAAGTTCCTGGAGCCCGTGGCGGGCGCCGTGCTGGGCAAGATCGTGGTGCTGCTCGCCCTGATCCTGTTCATCCAGCGCAAGCCACGCGGCCTCTTCCCGGTGAAGGGGAGGTTCGTCGAATCATGA
- the urtC gene encoding urea ABC transporter permease subunit UrtC: MSRIASILTLVILLGGAALMAALNLLTDPGSAWHVPTYVVSLTGKYLCYAILALSVDLVWGFAGILSLGHAAFFALGGYAMGMYLMRQIGSRGVYANPDLPDFMVFLNWDHLPWYWWGFGSFPFALLMALLVPGVLALVFGWLAFRSRVTGVYLSIITQALTYALLLAFFRNDMGFGGNNGLTDFKDILGVPLQLDGTRCALFLASAIVLAGCFLLSRWLVRSRYGKVLIAVRDTESRTRFLGYRPEAYKLVAWTLSAVMAGLGGALYVPQVGIINPGEFAPANSIEAVVWVAVGGRGTLVGPILGAILVNLGKTVFTGALPEFWLFALGGLFILVTLFLPRGIVGLFARRRSGGVPLPAEPPSPAAAAAREAAS; encoded by the coding sequence ATGAGCCGCATCGCGAGCATCCTCACCCTGGTGATCCTGCTGGGCGGCGCCGCGCTGATGGCGGCGCTGAACCTGCTGACCGATCCCGGCAGCGCCTGGCACGTCCCGACCTATGTCGTCTCCCTCACCGGCAAGTATCTCTGCTACGCGATCCTCGCCCTCTCGGTGGATCTCGTCTGGGGCTTCGCCGGCATCCTGAGCCTGGGCCACGCCGCCTTCTTCGCCCTGGGCGGCTATGCCATGGGCATGTACCTGATGCGGCAGATCGGATCGCGCGGCGTCTATGCCAATCCGGACCTGCCGGACTTCATGGTCTTTCTGAACTGGGACCACCTGCCCTGGTACTGGTGGGGCTTCGGCTCCTTCCCCTTCGCGCTGCTGATGGCGCTCCTCGTGCCCGGCGTGCTCGCCCTGGTCTTCGGCTGGCTCGCCTTCCGCTCGCGCGTCACCGGCGTCTATCTCTCGATCATCACCCAGGCGCTGACCTACGCCCTGCTGCTCGCCTTCTTCCGCAACGACATGGGCTTCGGCGGCAACAACGGCCTCACCGACTTCAAGGACATCCTCGGCGTCCCGCTGCAGCTCGACGGCACCCGCTGCGCCCTGTTCCTGGCCTCTGCCATCGTGCTCGCCGGCTGCTTCCTGCTGTCGCGCTGGCTGGTGCGCTCGCGCTACGGCAAGGTGCTGATCGCCGTGCGCGACACGGAAAGCCGCACGCGCTTCCTGGGCTACCGGCCCGAGGCCTACAAGCTCGTCGCCTGGACGCTTTCCGCCGTCATGGCCGGGCTGGGCGGGGCGCTCTACGTGCCGCAGGTCGGCATCATCAACCCGGGCGAATTCGCCCCCGCCAACTCGATCGAGGCCGTGGTCTGGGTCGCGGTCGGCGGCCGCGGCACGCTGGTCGGGCCGATCCTGGGCGCCATCCTGGTCAATCTCGGCAAGACCGTCTTCACCGGCGCCCTGCCGGAATTCTGGCTCTTCGCCCTGGGCGGCCTCTTCATCCTTGTCACCCTATTCCTGCCGCGCGGCATCGTCGGCCTCTTCGCCCGGCGCCGCTCCGGCGGCGTTCCCCTGCCGGCGGAACCGCCCTCGCCCGCCGCGGCGGCGGCGCGGGAGGCGGCCTCGTGA
- a CDS encoding SDR family NAD(P)-dependent oxidoreductase: MRMTGQVVLVTGAQQGIGRAIALACAGAGADVAVNYLDDAAAAEAVCESVRALGRRAVALQADIASPARSAALVAEAEAALGPLDVLVNNAGIFPRAPFLEMTEAVWDSVLDINLKGSAFCAQAAARRMVAAGRPGAIINLSSTAMRGTPVGAHYAASKSGLVGLTRSMAIALAPHRIRVNAIAPGLTDTAQPRFGNTEEELAEMGRAVPLGRMGTPEDIAGMALFLASPHGEWITGQVFHVNGGGYLA; this comes from the coding sequence ATGAGGATGACGGGGCAGGTGGTGCTGGTGACGGGCGCGCAACAGGGGATCGGGCGCGCCATCGCGCTGGCCTGTGCCGGGGCGGGGGCCGATGTGGCGGTGAACTACCTCGACGATGCCGCGGCGGCGGAGGCGGTCTGCGAGTCCGTTCGGGCACTGGGGCGCCGCGCCGTGGCGCTGCAGGCCGACATCGCCTCGCCGGCACGATCCGCCGCCCTGGTGGCGGAGGCGGAAGCGGCGCTCGGGCCCCTGGACGTGCTGGTCAACAATGCCGGCATCTTCCCGCGTGCGCCCTTCCTGGAGATGACCGAGGCGGTCTGGGACAGCGTGCTGGACATCAACCTCAAGGGCAGCGCCTTCTGCGCCCAGGCGGCGGCGCGGCGCATGGTCGCGGCCGGGCGGCCGGGGGCGATCATCAACCTGAGCTCCACCGCCATGCGCGGCACGCCGGTGGGGGCGCACTACGCGGCCAGCAAGTCGGGCTTGGTCGGCCTGACGCGTTCCATGGCGATCGCCCTGGCGCCGCACCGCATCCGGGTGAACGCCATCGCGCCGGGCCTGACCGACACGGCACAGCCGCGTTTCGGCAACACCGAGGAGGAACTGGCCGAGATGGGCCGCGCCGTGCCGCTGGGCCGCATGGGCACGCCGGAGGACATCGCCGGCATGGCGCTGTTCCTGGCCTCCCCGCACGGGGAATGGATCACCGGGCAGGTGTTCCACGTGAATGGCGGCGGCTATCTCGCCTGA
- a CDS encoding DoxX family protein, with protein sequence MRFGWAASRWPAAERWLRPGLALFFVAAGGAKLLEAQGDSELFRQLGYTPWFMRLTGAVQLLSGLGLLLPASTAAAAFILAAGMAGAAGSLLSSGNPWMLPAPLSLFLLLLAVAWHHAPSWLRWHFTHPSGPQEQGRSAAGGGFPPAAPGPSGELARPGPSAVPPADQ encoded by the coding sequence TTGCGGTTCGGCTGGGCAGCTTCCCGGTGGCCTGCGGCGGAACGCTGGCTGCGTCCGGGCCTCGCCCTCTTCTTCGTGGCGGCCGGCGGCGCGAAGCTTCTGGAGGCACAGGGCGACAGCGAACTGTTCCGCCAGCTTGGCTACACACCCTGGTTCATGCGGCTGACCGGGGCTGTACAACTCCTGTCAGGGCTGGGCCTGCTCCTTCCGGCCAGCACCGCAGCCGCCGCCTTCATCCTGGCGGCGGGCATGGCGGGCGCGGCGGGCAGCCTGCTGTCCAGCGGCAATCCGTGGATGCTGCCGGCACCCCTGAGCCTGTTCCTGCTGCTTCTGGCCGTCGCCTGGCACCACGCGCCCTCCTGGCTGCGGTGGCATTTCACTCACCCCTCCGGCCCGCAAGAACAGGGCCGCTCCGCGGCGGGAGGCGGGTTCCCGCCCGCCGCGCCGGGGCCCTCCGGCGAGCTCGCCCGTCCAGGCCCATCCGCCGTCCCTCCGGCGGATCAGTAG
- the urtE gene encoding urea ABC transporter ATP-binding subunit UrtE codes for MAAELRVEDVSLHYGAAVALRGVSLEARRGEVTCLLGRNGVGKTSLLRAVTGAHPVSRGKILWEGQDITRLPPYERARRGIAWVPQGRDIFPLLTVRENLETGFAAAPRGQKTIPEDVFAMFPVLKTMLHRRGGDLSGGQQQQLAIGRALVMRPRLLVLDEPTEGIQPSIIKDIGRAIALLRQRGDMAILLVEQYFDFAHELGQHLAVMDRGSIVLAGARDALDRDEVLRRVSV; via the coding sequence TTGGCCGCTGAGCTTCGCGTCGAGGATGTCTCGCTGCATTACGGCGCGGCGGTGGCGCTGCGCGGCGTCTCGCTGGAGGCGAGGCGCGGCGAGGTCACCTGCCTGCTCGGCCGCAACGGCGTGGGCAAGACCTCGCTGCTGCGCGCCGTCACCGGGGCGCATCCGGTCTCGCGCGGCAAGATCCTCTGGGAAGGGCAGGACATCACCCGCCTGCCGCCCTATGAGCGCGCGCGGCGCGGCATCGCCTGGGTGCCGCAGGGGCGCGACATCTTCCCGCTGCTGACGGTACGGGAAAACCTGGAGACCGGCTTCGCCGCCGCGCCGCGCGGGCAGAAGACGATCCCCGAGGATGTCTTCGCCATGTTCCCCGTGCTGAAGACCATGCTGCACCGTCGCGGCGGCGACCTGTCCGGCGGGCAGCAGCAACAGCTCGCCATCGGCCGCGCCCTGGTGATGCGGCCGCGCCTGCTGGTGCTGGACGAGCCGACCGAGGGCATCCAGCCTTCCATCATCAAGGATATCGGCCGCGCCATCGCCCTGCTGCGCCAGCGCGGCGACATGGCGATCCTGCTGGTGGAGCAGTATTTCGACTTCGCCCACGAGCTCGGCCAGCATCTCGCGGTGATGGACCGCGGCAGCATCGTCCTGGCCGGGGCACGCGACGCGCTGGACCGCGACGAGGTGCTGCGGCGCGTCTCGGTCTGA